The following are encoded together in the Notolabrus celidotus isolate fNotCel1 chromosome 9, fNotCel1.pri, whole genome shotgun sequence genome:
- the LOC117819088 gene encoding homeodomain-interacting protein kinase 3-like: MSAGTVSTPEFHTGDTLLSSSAVYSIMKFIGEGVFGKVAKCWRRDTKEIVVVKILKDDPDLPQDSETEESILNLVSVLNPDTHNLVRFFEKFQFMGQTCLAFEMLDKTLYDLLQENNWMPLSLSAIRPIAQQLLVALDALKGLNILHMDIKPDNVMLVHADLPIRVKLIDFGLAITADQVQRGLVVQPIGFRAPEISLGLPYTEAIDVWGVGCILACLFLADYLFPVHCKYLMMKSIVEILGQPGDQLLQAGMYTRGFFIEEEEAAAEGSSWRFMTPEEFTAANNIQPEEPAIHPNFPSSLDALVYMFLPESDAELNDRVLFVDLLKRLLHLDGDQRMTPSQALQHPFITMAALDSGSEFLINSRDMMGISQKPDQESGSGSSGLCSDPSNDDQPSLSLVGDTDLVAEYDGLSKGSSDGLSAVPSCGAGLAFWRSVGRLKLLSSEEDVSLSDGELPQIPHEQKPDSYPSDGGLPSGSPDGDSASLSSDGGEQSAEDAATAGSSDGGVPTPPGDEDEAYLSPEGAAQTDSSAVASASSGRIKKMRKRICRFFRRVGASLCCCCRTEE, translated from the exons ATGTCTGCAG GCACCGTCAGCACACCTGAGTTTCACACAGGTGACACTCTGCTCAGCAGCTCAGCTGTTTACTCCATCATGAAGTTCATTGGTGAAGGGGTCTTTGGCAAAGTGGCCAAGTGTTGGAGACGGGACACCAAAGAGATCGTGGTGGTCAAAATCCTGAAGGATGACCCTGATTTGCCCCAGGACTCTGAGACTGAG GAGTCCATCTTAAACCTGGTCTCTGTCCTGAACCCAGACACCCATAACCTGGTGAGGTTCTTTGAGAAGTTCCAGTTCATGGGACAGACGTGTTTAGCGTTCGAGATGCTGGACAAGACTCTGTACGACCTGCTCCAGGAAAATAACTGGAtgcctctttctctgtctgccaTCCGGCCTATCGCACAGCAG CTGCTGGTCGCGCTGGACGCCCTGAAGGGTCTGAATATCCTTCACATGGATATCAAGCCGGACAATGTGATGCTCGTTCACGCGGACCTGCCCATCAGGGTCAAACTAATCGACTTTGGTTTAGCCATTACAGCTGACCAGGTCCAGCGTGGGCTTGTGGTCCAGCCAATTGGATTCAG GGCTCCAGAGATCTCCCTCGGTCTTCCCTACACTGAGGCGATTGATGTATGGGGGGTCGGCTGCATCCTGGCCTGCCTCTTCCTGGCTGACTACCTCTTCCCTGTGCATTGTAAATACCTAATG ATGAAGTCCATTGTGGAGATTCTGGGTCAACCAGGGGACCAGCTGCTCCAAGCCGGGATGTACACCCGGGGCTTCTTcattgaggaggaggaggcagcagcTGAAGGGTCATCATGGAGGTTTATG ACACCTGAAGAATTCACAGCAGCCAATAACATCCAGCCAGAGGAGCCGGCCATACACCCTAACTTCCCGAGCTCTCTGGACGCCCTAGTTTAT ATGTTTCTACCAGAGAGTGACGCTGAGCTGAACGACAGGGTGCTTTTTGTGGATCTGCTGAAACGTCTGCTGCATCTGGACGGGGATCAGAGGATGACCCCGAGTCAGGCTCTGCAGCACCCGTTTATTACCATGGCTGCCCTTGACTCTGGATCAGAATT TCTGATCAACTCCAGAGACATGATGGGCATCAGCCAAAAACCAGACCAGGAGTCAGgctctggttcctctggtcTATGTTCTGATCCCTCTAATGATGATCAACCCTCTTTGTCGTTGGTTGGAGACACAGACCTGGTGGCTGAATACGATGGTCTCTCTAAAGGATCATCAGATGGACTATCTGCCGTCCCCTCCTGTGGAGCAGGTTTAGCGTTCTGGCGGTCTGTAGGAAGACTAAAACTCCTCAGCTCTGAAGAAGATGTCAGCTTGTCTGATGGAGAATTACCTCAGATCCCCCATGAACAAAAACCAGACTCTTACCCCTCAGATGGAGGTCTACCTTCAGGCTCCCCCGATGGTGATTCTGCTTCTTTGTCCTCTGACGGAGGAGAACAATCCGCTGAAGATGCAGCGACTGCTGGCTCATCTGATGGAGGTGTACCTACGCCCCCtggtgatgaagatgaagcCTACTTGTCTCCTGAAGGAGCAGCTCAAACAGACTCCTCTGCTGTGGCCTCAGCTTCCTCTGGACGCATCAAAAAAATGAGGAAGAGGATATGCAGATTTTTCAGACGAGTGGGAGcctctctttgttgttgctgCCGAACTGAGGAGTGA